From one Actinopolyspora saharensis genomic stretch:
- the ligA gene encoding NAD-dependent DNA ligase LigA produces MTSSERTHEHDSADAVSRGDPERTDSAVDGFSAALPEGTQAEGLEDVPRRTRERHGELVESVRFHQFRYYVLDSPVITDGEFDELFAELQRIESEHPALSAPDSPTQQVGGTFSTEFTAVDHLERMLSLDNAFTVEELAAWVHRVERETETTPSFLCEPKIDGLAINLLYRNGQLERALTRGDGRTGEDVTLNVRTMKDVPDRLADSSDHPVPELVEIRGEVYFRLDEFAELNASLVEAGKPAFANPRNGAAGSLRQKDPRISKTRPLRLICHGVGRRDGFEPATQSASYAALRAWGLPVSEHTVVLSSLDELVEHVRYWGDHRHDAEHEIDGIVVKVDSVALQRRLGTTSRAPRWSIAYKYPPEQATTDLTDIRVNVGRTGRVTPYAVMTPVKVAGSTVAMATLHNEDEVRRKGVLIGDRVVIRKAGDVIPEVLGPVVDARDGTERRFVMPDTCPECGWMLYRQKETDVDIRCPNARSCPAQLRERLFHLAGRGAFDIEVLGYESASALLDAGVISDEGDVFHLDEEKLLRTEQFRSKDGSLTVNGRKLLNNLESAKQQPLWRVLVALSIRFVGPTAAQALAREFGSVDAVEAAAEEDLAAVDGVGPTIAGAVREWFAVEWHREVVHKWRLAGVRMADDRDAAVPRNLEGLSIVVTGSLPTYSRDEAKEWIMNRGGRAAGSVSRKTAFVVVGDSPGSKYEKAVQLGVPVLNEEGFRVLLEQGPEAAAEVALAPE; encoded by the coding sequence GTGACCAGCAGCGAACGCACGCACGAGCACGATTCCGCGGATGCGGTCTCCCGGGGGGATCCGGAGCGGACGGATTCGGCCGTCGACGGTTTCTCCGCGGCTCTTCCCGAAGGCACGCAGGCCGAGGGGCTGGAGGACGTCCCCCGGCGAACGCGGGAACGCCACGGTGAGCTGGTGGAGTCGGTGCGGTTCCACCAGTTCCGCTACTACGTGCTCGACTCACCAGTGATCACCGACGGTGAGTTCGACGAGCTGTTCGCCGAGCTGCAGCGGATCGAGTCCGAGCATCCTGCGCTGAGCGCCCCCGACTCGCCGACGCAGCAGGTCGGGGGGACCTTCTCGACGGAGTTCACTGCGGTCGACCACCTGGAGCGCATGCTCAGCCTCGACAACGCGTTCACCGTCGAGGAACTCGCGGCTTGGGTGCACCGCGTGGAGCGCGAGACCGAGACCACGCCAAGCTTCCTGTGCGAACCCAAGATCGACGGGCTCGCGATAAACCTGCTCTACCGGAACGGGCAGCTGGAGCGGGCCCTGACCCGCGGGGACGGCCGCACGGGTGAGGACGTCACCCTCAACGTCCGGACGATGAAGGACGTGCCGGACAGGCTGGCCGACAGCTCGGACCACCCCGTGCCCGAGCTGGTCGAGATCCGCGGAGAGGTCTACTTCCGCCTGGACGAGTTCGCCGAGCTCAACGCTTCCCTGGTCGAGGCGGGCAAACCGGCTTTCGCGAATCCGCGCAACGGGGCGGCGGGCTCGTTGCGGCAGAAGGACCCGCGGATCAGCAAGACCCGGCCGCTGCGGTTGATCTGCCACGGGGTGGGCAGGAGGGACGGTTTCGAACCGGCCACCCAGTCGGCCTCGTACGCGGCGCTGCGCGCCTGGGGGCTTCCGGTCTCCGAGCACACGGTCGTGCTGTCCTCGCTCGACGAGCTGGTCGAGCACGTTCGCTACTGGGGCGATCACCGGCACGACGCCGAGCACGAGATCGACGGGATCGTGGTCAAGGTGGACTCGGTCGCCTTGCAGCGCAGGCTCGGTACGACCTCCCGCGCTCCCCGGTGGTCCATCGCCTATAAGTACCCACCGGAGCAGGCGACCACGGACCTGACCGACATCCGGGTCAACGTGGGACGCACGGGTCGGGTCACTCCCTACGCGGTGATGACCCCGGTGAAGGTGGCCGGCTCGACGGTGGCGATGGCGACGCTGCACAACGAGGACGAAGTGCGGCGCAAGGGCGTGCTCATCGGTGACCGGGTGGTGATCCGCAAGGCGGGCGACGTCATCCCCGAGGTGCTCGGTCCCGTGGTGGACGCCCGGGACGGGACGGAGCGCCGGTTCGTGATGCCCGACACCTGCCCGGAGTGCGGCTGGATGCTGTACCGGCAGAAGGAGACCGACGTCGACATCCGTTGCCCGAACGCGCGTTCCTGTCCGGCGCAGCTGCGGGAGCGGCTGTTCCACCTCGCGGGCAGGGGAGCCTTCGACATCGAGGTGCTGGGATACGAATCGGCTTCGGCGTTGTTGGACGCCGGGGTCATCTCCGACGAGGGGGACGTGTTCCACCTGGACGAGGAGAAACTGCTCCGCACCGAGCAGTTCCGCTCCAAGGACGGATCGCTGACCGTCAACGGGCGCAAACTGCTGAACAACCTGGAGTCGGCCAAGCAGCAGCCGCTGTGGCGGGTGCTGGTCGCGCTTTCGATTCGCTTCGTCGGACCTACGGCGGCCCAGGCGTTGGCGCGTGAGTTCGGATCCGTCGACGCCGTCGAGGCGGCTGCTGAGGAGGACCTCGCGGCCGTGGACGGGGTCGGGCCCACGATCGCGGGGGCCGTGCGTGAGTGGTTCGCCGTGGAGTGGCATCGCGAGGTGGTCCACAAGTGGCGCCTCGCGGGCGTGCGCATGGCCGACGACCGCGATGCCGCGGTGCCGCGCAACCTGGAGGGGCTGTCGATCGTGGTCACCGGCTCCTTGCCCACCTACTCGCGGGACGAGGCCAAGGAGT
- a CDS encoding DUF6461 domain-containing protein, which translates to MGSVSAEVSRYGWISRSPIRDAACLTLVHEADTTLVARSFGADPEQGRNWSFEEFCEEAFACAERQSLIGLRTVGEWTLVAEESRFEGVRHDVLESASADTEAVAIHWDLDRATTLSHAVHGAVRTSFEAVLPEYRTGTRPDDLEVVRAGLPWHESEEVPLVLALAARVTGCELMPHWFAGQFLTCPVKSCEGLTTTGYPGATGDSGRARPVGNPRGWRA; encoded by the coding sequence GTGGGCAGCGTCAGTGCGGAAGTCAGTCGTTACGGTTGGATCAGCCGTAGCCCGATAAGGGACGCCGCGTGTCTGACCTTGGTGCACGAGGCCGACACCACGCTCGTGGCCCGTTCCTTCGGTGCCGATCCGGAACAGGGCAGGAACTGGAGCTTCGAGGAGTTCTGCGAAGAGGCCTTCGCCTGTGCGGAGCGGCAGTCCCTGATCGGCCTGCGCACAGTCGGGGAGTGGACACTGGTCGCCGAGGAGAGCCGTTTCGAGGGTGTTCGCCACGATGTGCTGGAAAGCGCCAGCGCGGACACCGAGGCGGTCGCGATCCACTGGGACCTCGACCGCGCCACCACGCTCAGCCACGCCGTGCACGGTGCGGTGCGCACCTCCTTCGAAGCGGTCCTTCCCGAGTACCGGACCGGCACACGGCCCGACGACCTGGAGGTGGTGCGGGCGGGGCTACCCTGGCACGAATCCGAGGAGGTCCCGCTCGTGCTTGCCCTGGCGGCTCGAGTCACGGGGTGCGAGCTGATGCCGCACTGGTTCGCCGGGCAGTTCCTCACCTGTCCGGTGAAGTCGTGTGAGGGACTGACCACAACCGGGTACCCGGGGGCCACCGGGGACTCCGGACGTGCCCGACCCGTGGGGAATCCGAGAGGATGGAGAGCATGA
- a CDS encoding L,D-transpeptidase, whose product MKSLRHSFEESSTSLGRGFRFAVLGVVALLTVGCGAAADQQEAGQHDSGGTAESGPPSVEFSPEGGATEVSPVGDIGVEAHNAKLTRVNMTNSAGEKVAGSIDEDGSGWTLGEPLGYGKTYEVSVTAKGSDGRTVTEQSEFTTVNPESLTYVSMNPLDGETVGVGQPLAFYFSEDAPAPDKQRAEQAINISTDPHVEGAFYWFNDREVHWRPENYWKSGTEITINANVYGKDLGNGVYGEEDRTATVRIGKRVVLSADGESHRMKVEVDGEVKRTIPVSLGKPSFPSHNGTHVVMRKHESYVMDSSTFGLGMDEGGYRTETKWAVRISNGGEFLHAAPWSVADQGERNVSHGCINMSLSEAEWVYDLVKKGDVVNITNSGGKQLPSWDGFGDWQIPWSEWVEGNK is encoded by the coding sequence ATGAAGTCTTTACGTCACTCCTTCGAGGAGAGTTCCACTTCCTTAGGCCGTGGATTTCGCTTCGCGGTGCTCGGCGTCGTCGCGCTGTTGACCGTGGGCTGCGGAGCCGCCGCGGATCAGCAGGAAGCCGGACAGCACGATTCCGGGGGAACAGCGGAGAGCGGGCCGCCGTCCGTCGAGTTCAGCCCGGAAGGAGGGGCCACGGAAGTCTCTCCGGTGGGCGATATCGGGGTCGAAGCGCACAACGCGAAGCTGACTCGGGTGAACATGACCAACTCGGCCGGGGAAAAGGTCGCGGGCAGCATCGATGAGGACGGAAGCGGTTGGACCCTCGGCGAGCCCCTCGGATACGGAAAGACCTACGAGGTCTCGGTCACGGCGAAGGGATCCGACGGTCGAACGGTGACCGAGCAGTCCGAGTTCACTACCGTGAATCCCGAGAGTCTCACCTACGTGTCGATGAACCCTCTGGACGGGGAGACCGTCGGGGTCGGGCAGCCGCTGGCCTTCTACTTCAGCGAGGACGCCCCCGCCCCGGACAAGCAGCGTGCGGAGCAGGCCATCAACATCAGCACCGACCCCCACGTGGAAGGTGCCTTCTACTGGTTCAACGATCGCGAGGTGCACTGGCGCCCCGAGAACTACTGGAAGTCGGGCACCGAGATCACGATCAACGCGAACGTGTACGGCAAGGACCTGGGCAACGGGGTTTACGGCGAGGAGGACCGCACTGCCACGGTGCGGATCGGCAAGCGGGTGGTCCTCAGCGCGGACGGGGAGAGCCACCGCATGAAGGTCGAGGTCGACGGGGAGGTGAAGCGGACCATCCCGGTTTCACTCGGCAAGCCCTCGTTCCCCTCGCACAACGGCACGCACGTCGTGATGCGCAAGCACGAGAGCTACGTCATGGACTCGAGCACCTTCGGGCTCGGCATGGACGAGGGCGGTTACCGCACGGAGACAAAGTGGGCGGTGCGCATCTCCAACGGTGGCGAGTTCCTGCACGCGGCCCCCTGGTCGGTGGCCGACCAGGGTGAACGCAACGTCAGCCACGGGTGCATCAACATGAGCCTCTCCGAGGCCGAGTGGGTCTACGACCTGGTGAAGAAGGGCGACGTGGTGAACATAACCAACTCCGGTGGCAAGCAGCTGCCCTCCTGGGACGGGTTCGGTGACTGGCAGATTCCGTGGAGCGAGTGGGTCGAGGGGAACAAATGA